From Manduca sexta isolate Smith_Timp_Sample1 chromosome 21, JHU_Msex_v1.0, whole genome shotgun sequence, the proteins below share one genomic window:
- the LOC115440150 gene encoding sodium/potassium-transporting ATPase subunit beta-1-like, with amino-acid sequence MAPKKRSFYSKRSPSPLLLHKDPSLSTSLPSTSRDQRLPVNRSEPEPPCMDRCLKFLYNRQKKTFCGRTCKSWICIILYSIMYLIFLSTFTLIFLYGSLKIMKHTLDYQSIDKEQLLTYDERGVGLTATPTSETNYPLIWYRENKEEDYLKYVHAIDNLLYNYRKKRDVNSLGVCGQSPYGYGDTPCVLIRINKQWRWAGKPLEIDSVKAKSAPREVQEWMRQDKKLWLQCGGSNSYDKEHIGRIKYYPDPPGFDPSLFPMDLDDISPLVAMQLTNFTVGLSLAIECKLWYDKGPSSVEFVVYVAPEEVVSNKTSRSV; translated from the coding sequence ATGGCACCAAAGAAGAGAtcgttttatagcaaaaggtcGCCATCCCCATTGCTTCTACACAAAGATCCTTCGTTATCGACATCTTTACCATCCACTTCCAGAGATCAGAGGTTACCAGTCAATCGGTCGGAACCAGAACCGCCGTGCATGGACAGATGCCTAAAGTTCCTTTATAACAGGCAAAAGAAAACATTCTGTGGAAGGACTTGCAAAAGTTGGATTTGTATAATCCTCTATTCCATCATGTATCTGATATTCTTGTCGACATTCACCTTAATATTCCTTTACGGGTCTTTGAAGATCATGAAGCATACGTTAGACTATCAATCTATAGACAAAGAGCAATTACTTACTTATGATGAGAGAGGAGTTGGTCTTACAGCAACACCGACTTCAGAAACCAATTATCCTCTCATCTGGTACAGAGAGAACAAAGAAGAAGATTATTTGAAGTATGTACATGCAATCGATAATCTCCTTTATAACTATAGGAAAAAGAGAGATGTAAATAGCTTAGGAGTGTGTGGACAGTCCCCTTATGGTTATGGTGATACTCCTTGTGTGTTAATAAGAATCAATAAGCAGTGGAGATGGGCAGGTAAGCCGCTTGAAATAGATTCAGTGAAAGCAAAATCAGCGCCGCGCGAAGTCCAGGAATGGATGAGGCAAGACAAGAAATTGTGGTTGCAATGTGGAGGTAGCAATTCATACGATAAAGAACATATTGGTAGGATAAAGTATTATCCAGATCCTCCAGGGTTTGATCCTAGTTTATTTCCTATGGATTTGGATGACATATCACCCCTAGTGGCAATGCAATTGACGAACTTTACTGTAGGGTTGTCACTGGCGATAGAATGTAAGTTGTGGTACGATAAAGGTCCGTCGAGCGTTGAGTTTGTGGTTTATGTTGCTCCTGAAGAAGTTGTTTCGAACAAAACTAGTCGTAGTGTATAA